One region of Mycolicibacterium rhodesiae NBB3 genomic DNA includes:
- a CDS encoding aldehyde dehydrogenase family protein: MTATPEVDLSPEPRAGTVLNPATGTVAGTVQWTDPADVPRIAAGLRRAQREWEARGAKGRAKVLARFAVWMGEHRDEIEQLLIKETGKSATDAAQEVPLLIMIASYYIKTMEKALAPESRPASLPFLSIKKVTVHYRPRPVVAIIAPWNYPVANLLMDGIAALAAGCAVLLKPSERTPLTAELLLRGWADSGAPEVMAIVQGAREAVEAVVDNADYVQFTGSSATGAKVAERAARSLTPVSLELGGKDPMIVLEDADIELAAHAAVWGAFFNAGQTCVSVERVYVLDSVYDEFVAAVVRDVKNLKMGAGEGHAFGALIDDSQLAVTERHVADAVAKGAQILTGGKRAPGPGSFYEPTVLVDVDHTMDAMTEETFGPTLPIMKVSSVAEAVRLANDSPYGLSASVFSKDIERAKDVAVELDCGAVNINDVISNLMCTTAPMGGWKTSGIGARFGGADGVRKFCRQEVVVAPRTNIGAGGNYYNNSLRALKRMNTMMTKFALIRPKRTAK; the protein is encoded by the coding sequence ATGACCGCGACGCCAGAGGTTGACCTCTCCCCAGAACCGCGAGCCGGCACCGTCCTGAATCCCGCGACCGGCACCGTAGCCGGAACGGTGCAGTGGACCGACCCCGCCGACGTGCCCCGTATTGCGGCGGGTCTGCGCCGAGCCCAACGGGAATGGGAGGCCCGCGGCGCCAAGGGCCGCGCCAAGGTGCTGGCCCGCTTCGCCGTGTGGATGGGTGAGCACCGCGACGAGATCGAGCAGCTGCTGATCAAGGAGACCGGCAAGTCTGCCACCGATGCGGCGCAAGAAGTGCCGCTGCTGATCATGATCGCTTCGTACTACATCAAGACGATGGAGAAGGCGCTGGCGCCCGAGAGTCGGCCCGCGTCGCTGCCCTTCCTCAGCATCAAGAAGGTGACGGTGCACTACCGGCCGAGGCCGGTCGTCGCCATCATCGCGCCGTGGAACTACCCGGTGGCCAACCTCTTGATGGATGGCATCGCCGCCCTGGCGGCGGGGTGCGCGGTTCTGCTCAAGCCGTCGGAGCGCACGCCGCTGACCGCGGAACTGCTGCTGCGCGGCTGGGCCGACTCGGGCGCTCCCGAGGTCATGGCGATTGTGCAGGGCGCGCGGGAAGCCGTCGAGGCCGTCGTCGACAACGCCGACTACGTCCAGTTCACCGGCTCGTCTGCGACCGGCGCGAAAGTGGCCGAGCGTGCGGCCCGCAGCCTTACCCCCGTCAGCCTGGAACTCGGCGGCAAGGACCCGATGATCGTGCTGGAGGACGCCGACATCGAGCTGGCGGCGCACGCGGCGGTGTGGGGTGCGTTCTTCAACGCAGGCCAGACGTGTGTGTCGGTTGAGCGCGTCTACGTGCTCGACTCGGTGTACGACGAGTTCGTCGCCGCCGTGGTGCGTGACGTCAAGAACCTGAAGATGGGCGCGGGCGAAGGGCACGCCTTCGGGGCGCTGATCGACGACTCCCAGCTCGCGGTGACCGAGCGTCACGTCGCCGACGCCGTCGCCAAGGGCGCCCAGATTCTCACCGGCGGCAAGCGCGCGCCCGGTCCCGGCAGCTTCTACGAGCCGACGGTGCTCGTCGACGTCGACCACACGATGGACGCCATGACGGAGGAGACCTTCGGCCCGACGTTGCCGATCATGAAGGTCTCCAGCGTCGCCGAAGCGGTACGTCTGGCCAACGACAGCCCGTACGGCCTGTCCGCGTCGGTGTTCTCGAAGGACATCGAGCGTGCGAAAGACGTTGCCGTGGAGCTGGATTGCGGAGCCGTCAACATCAACGACGTGATCTCCAACCTGATGTGCACCACCGCGCCGATGGGCGGCTGGAAGACCTCGGGCATCGGAGCCCGCTTCGGCGGCGCCGACGGCGTGCGCAAGTTCTGCCGCCAGGAGGTGGTAGTCGCGCCCCGCACCAACATCGGCGCGGGCGGGAACTACTACAACAATTCGCTGCGGGCACTCAAGCGGATGAACACGATGATGACGAAGTTCGCGCTGATCCGGCCCAAGCGCACCGCGAAGTAA
- a CDS encoding phosphoesterase PA-phosphatase: MSRLWWWPPIGLAAMILLGLAVGKASTPLDDWFDQFGHGPVRALILLANPISLAAVGIAVVGMALYRRWWLFAIVTVAFPPLAYLLVQFIKPFFGRNAGDGLAYPSGHITMTTVVVGFFVVVVGSPLWAVLLAVVYIALAMFGVGSTFHYFTDTVGGVLLGTSIVCIAALLTRRT, translated from the coding sequence GTGAGTCGACTCTGGTGGTGGCCGCCGATCGGTCTGGCGGCGATGATCCTGCTCGGGCTGGCTGTCGGTAAGGCATCGACGCCACTGGACGACTGGTTCGACCAGTTCGGTCACGGCCCGGTACGCGCGTTGATACTGCTTGCGAACCCCATCTCACTTGCTGCCGTCGGAATCGCCGTGGTGGGCATGGCTCTGTATCGACGGTGGTGGCTGTTCGCGATCGTCACTGTGGCGTTTCCGCCACTGGCCTATCTGCTGGTGCAGTTCATCAAGCCGTTCTTCGGACGCAACGCCGGCGACGGTCTCGCGTACCCGAGCGGGCACATCACGATGACGACGGTCGTGGTCGGCTTCTTCGTCGTAGTGGTCGGCAGTCCGCTGTGGGCGGTTCTGCTGGCGGTCGTCTACATCGCACTCGCCATGTTCGGTGTCGGGTCCACGTTCCACTACTTCACCGACACCGTCGGTGGAGTGTTGCTGGGCACGTCGATCGTGTGCATCGCGGCGCTCCTGACACGCCGCACTTGA
- a CDS encoding mycothiol transferase, with the protein MATSDATAVRALLRDAFTRLIEHVEGLTDGLTDDVAFFRPTENANSISWLIWHSARQHDLQLAHLADTEQVWFSGGWVDRFGLDLPRDAMGYGDGPDDVARVRASADLLAGYYHAVHKATLEYLASVTPEELDRVVDENWDPPVTAGVRLVSIIDDSAQHLGQAAYVRGIA; encoded by the coding sequence ATGGCTACCTCTGACGCAACCGCGGTCCGTGCCTTGCTGCGCGACGCGTTCACCAGGCTGATCGAGCATGTCGAGGGACTCACGGACGGCCTTACGGACGACGTCGCGTTCTTCCGTCCGACGGAGAATGCGAACAGCATCTCGTGGCTGATCTGGCACAGCGCGCGTCAGCACGACCTGCAGCTGGCGCACCTCGCGGACACCGAGCAGGTCTGGTTCTCCGGCGGCTGGGTGGACCGTTTCGGTCTGGACCTGCCGCGCGATGCGATGGGCTACGGCGACGGACCCGATGACGTCGCCCGTGTCCGTGCGTCAGCGGACCTGCTCGCCGGTTATTACCACGCCGTGCACAAGGCGACGCTCGAGTACCTCGCCTCGGTCACGCCCGAGGAGCTGGACCGCGTCGTGGACGAGAACTGGGATCCGCCGGTGACCGCGGGTGTCCGCCTGGTGAGCATCATCGACGACAGTGCGCAGCACCTGGGCCAGGCGGCCTATGTGCGCGGCATCGCGTGA
- a CDS encoding VOC family protein, whose amino-acid sequence MIDHFGINCANWEESKAFYDTVLGALGYTRQMDYQVAIGYGTEGKPDFWIADMSAGDAAGPNREVHFAFQAADVDAVQAFYDAALGAGAESLHAPRLWPEYHPGYYGAFVRDPDGNNIEAVFHGAQPQG is encoded by the coding sequence GTGATCGACCATTTCGGAATCAACTGTGCGAACTGGGAAGAATCCAAAGCCTTCTACGACACCGTCCTCGGCGCGCTGGGATACACCCGCCAAATGGACTATCAGGTGGCCATCGGCTACGGCACGGAGGGCAAGCCGGACTTCTGGATCGCCGACATGAGCGCAGGCGACGCCGCGGGCCCCAACCGCGAGGTGCACTTCGCGTTCCAGGCCGCCGACGTGGACGCCGTCCAGGCGTTCTACGACGCCGCACTCGGGGCGGGCGCCGAATCGCTGCACGCGCCGCGGCTGTGGCCCGAGTACCACCCCGGGTACTACGGCGCCTTCGTCCGCGATCCCGACGGCAACAACATCGAGGCGGTCTTCCACGGCGCGCAGCCGCAGGGCTGA
- a CDS encoding N-acyl-D-amino-acid deacylase family protein codes for MAYDLIIRNGTIVDGLGGEPYIGDVAVSDGVIAAVGTVEGSGAREIDATGLLVTPGFVDLHTHYDGQAIWSDRMIPSSAHGVTTAVMGNCGVGFAPCRPEDHDTLVDVMAGVEDIPGVVMVDGLPWTWETFPEFMDALDSRRRDIDVAAFLPHSPLRVYVMGQRGVDREPATDEDLSLMRKLAAEAVRAGALGFASSRLTLHKTIKGQPIPSYDVDYAEIEAIARGVDDGGGGLLQFVPDLMAGDYQASLGAVFDVAGEVGLPVTFTLAIGNAGPPIHLDALTMVEKANANGGDVTGQIFPRPIGLVLGLELSGNPFVMYPSYQEIAGLPLAERVAEMRKPEVRERILNDTPSSDGHPLMFAAQAWDYMFPLGDPPNYEPAPSDSIGARARARGVNPLEEAYDQLLDDDGHAMLLVTLANFRDGSLDTVAELIQRDDVVLGLGDGGAHYGMICDASFPTYLLTHWVRDRKSGRLSITQVIKELTSVPAGIGGLNDRGRLAVGYKADVNIIDAEALHLHRPTVKSDLPAGGRRLDQTADGYVMTMVCGEIISENGEPTAARPGKLIRGRQPAPAIA; via the coding sequence ATGGCCTACGACCTGATAATCCGCAATGGCACCATCGTCGACGGCCTGGGCGGTGAGCCCTACATCGGCGACGTCGCGGTCTCCGACGGGGTGATCGCGGCGGTCGGCACCGTCGAAGGTTCCGGCGCACGGGAGATCGATGCGACGGGCCTGCTCGTCACGCCCGGCTTCGTCGATCTGCACACCCACTACGACGGGCAGGCCATCTGGAGCGACCGCATGATTCCCTCGTCGGCGCACGGGGTGACGACAGCGGTCATGGGCAACTGCGGCGTGGGTTTCGCGCCGTGCCGCCCCGAGGACCACGACACGCTCGTCGACGTGATGGCCGGCGTGGAGGACATCCCCGGCGTCGTCATGGTCGACGGGCTGCCGTGGACGTGGGAGACCTTCCCGGAATTCATGGACGCACTCGACTCGCGTCGCCGGGACATCGACGTGGCCGCTTTCCTTCCGCACTCCCCGCTGCGCGTGTACGTGATGGGACAACGCGGCGTGGATCGCGAGCCCGCAACCGACGAAGATCTCTCTCTGATGCGCAAACTCGCGGCCGAAGCGGTGCGCGCGGGTGCGCTGGGTTTCGCATCCTCGCGCTTGACGCTGCACAAAACCATCAAGGGACAACCGATTCCGAGCTACGACGTGGACTACGCGGAGATCGAGGCGATCGCGCGCGGCGTCGACGATGGCGGCGGTGGCCTGCTGCAATTCGTGCCCGACCTGATGGCGGGTGACTACCAAGCGTCCCTGGGTGCGGTGTTCGACGTCGCGGGTGAAGTCGGGCTGCCGGTGACGTTCACGCTGGCGATCGGCAATGCCGGGCCACCGATCCACCTCGATGCCCTGACGATGGTGGAGAAGGCCAACGCCAACGGCGGCGATGTCACCGGCCAGATCTTCCCCCGTCCCATCGGACTGGTTCTGGGGCTGGAGCTGTCCGGCAACCCGTTCGTGATGTATCCCTCTTATCAGGAGATCGCCGGGCTGCCTCTCGCGGAACGGGTCGCCGAGATGCGTAAACCCGAAGTGCGCGAACGTATTCTGAACGACACACCGAGCAGCGACGGCCACCCGCTGATGTTCGCAGCCCAGGCGTGGGACTACATGTTCCCGCTCGGCGATCCGCCGAACTACGAACCGGCACCGTCTGATTCGATCGGTGCGCGGGCCCGGGCGCGCGGAGTGAACCCGCTGGAGGAGGCCTACGATCAGCTCCTCGACGACGACGGACACGCCATGCTGCTCGTCACGCTGGCGAACTTCCGTGACGGCTCGCTGGACACCGTCGCCGAACTCATTCAGCGCGACGACGTCGTACTTGGCCTCGGCGACGGCGGTGCGCACTACGGAATGATCTGCGATGCAAGCTTTCCCACCTACCTGCTGACGCACTGGGTCCGCGACCGCAAATCCGGACGACTATCGATCACCCAGGTGATCAAGGAGCTCACGTCCGTCCCCGCCGGAATCGGCGGGCTGAATGACCGCGGCCGCCTCGCCGTCGGGTACAAGGCAGACGTCAACATCATCGATGCCGAGGCGCTGCATCTGCACCGGCCGACCGTGAAATCCGACCTGCCCGCGGGTGGGCGACGCCTCGACCAGACGGCCGACGGCTACGTGATGACGATGGTGTGCGGCGAGATCATCAGCGAGAACGGCGAACCCACCGCGGCCCGTCCCGGCAAGCTGATCCGCGGTCGCCAGCCGGCGCCAGCCATCGCGTGA
- a CDS encoding carboxymuconolactone decarboxylase family protein produces the protein MSRVAPVAPPWSDEDAAGINSWGHPDRTYEPLLLVRCLQRHPNLASRLRKLGESLYVDALLPPRVRTIAILRICALLGCEYEWGGQAAFWGPIAGVSDGECDALVTGADPGWNDFERTLIDAVDELERVGSWSDETWNRLGDSLTDEQRLELLIAVGWYRTICTLCNGMALPVEGWMRRWPTSAG, from the coding sequence GTGAGCAGAGTCGCACCCGTCGCTCCGCCCTGGAGCGACGAGGATGCCGCGGGCATCAACAGTTGGGGCCATCCGGACCGCACCTACGAACCCCTGCTGTTGGTGCGCTGCCTGCAACGCCACCCCAATCTGGCTTCGCGATTGCGCAAGCTCGGCGAATCCCTTTATGTCGATGCGCTTTTGCCGCCGCGGGTGCGCACCATCGCGATCCTGCGGATCTGCGCACTCCTGGGTTGCGAGTACGAGTGGGGCGGACAGGCCGCGTTCTGGGGACCGATCGCGGGCGTCAGCGACGGCGAATGCGACGCGCTGGTCACCGGTGCCGACCCCGGCTGGAACGACTTCGAACGGACGCTGATCGACGCCGTCGACGAACTGGAGCGTGTCGGCTCGTGGTCCGACGAGACGTGGAATCGTTTGGGCGACAGCCTCACTGATGAGCAGCGCCTGGAGTTGCTCATCGCCGTCGGCTGGTATCGCACGATCTGCACCCTGTGCAACGGGATGGCGCTGCCGGTCGAAGGCTGGATGCGGCGCTGGCCGACGTCAGCCGGCTGA
- a CDS encoding SDR family NAD(P)-dependent oxidoreductase has product MALPSPSPSGTAVVTGASSGIGADIARELVARGHGVTLVARREDRLRDLAAELSGSVRVEVIGADVADPDARARLFDEIADRGLTVDILVNNAGIGTIGAVEKSTVDAEIRQVRVNVEAVIDLSTRAVQQMVPRGYGAILNVGSTAGFHPFPGQAGYAGTKAFVKTYTEGLRGELAGTGVTVATLHPGPVRTEFLEAAGMDEKAFAAAFPKFLWMPSRDVAKAGVDALEHDRGEVIAGVQNQVSTRLMRALPRQVLLRVLASQHPGLRRDRSSAG; this is encoded by the coding sequence ATGGCACTTCCATCGCCGTCACCGTCGGGCACCGCCGTCGTCACCGGAGCGTCGTCGGGCATCGGCGCCGACATCGCTCGTGAACTGGTGGCGCGGGGCCACGGCGTCACGCTGGTCGCCCGCCGTGAAGACCGGCTGCGGGACCTGGCCGCCGAGTTGTCGGGGTCGGTACGAGTGGAGGTGATCGGCGCTGACGTCGCCGACCCCGATGCGCGCGCCAGACTGTTCGACGAGATCGCCGACCGCGGCCTGACCGTCGACATCCTCGTGAACAACGCGGGCATCGGCACGATCGGCGCGGTCGAGAAGTCGACGGTCGACGCCGAAATCAGGCAGGTGCGGGTCAACGTCGAGGCCGTCATCGACCTGAGCACCCGCGCGGTTCAGCAGATGGTGCCGCGTGGCTACGGCGCGATCCTCAATGTCGGCTCCACCGCGGGCTTTCACCCGTTCCCGGGGCAAGCCGGCTACGCAGGGACCAAAGCCTTCGTGAAGACCTACACCGAGGGTCTGCGCGGCGAGCTGGCGGGGACCGGCGTCACTGTCGCCACCCTGCATCCCGGGCCGGTGCGCACCGAATTCCTGGAAGCGGCGGGCATGGACGAGAAGGCTTTCGCGGCAGCGTTTCCGAAGTTCCTGTGGATGCCGTCGCGCGATGTCGCCAAGGCCGGTGTCGACGCCCTCGAGCACGATCGGGGCGAAGTGATCGCGGGCGTTCAGAACCAGGTGAGCACCCGGCTCATGCGGGCGCTGCCGCGGCAGGTGCTGCTCAGGGTTCTCGCCAGCCAACACCCCGGGCTGCGGCGGGACCGCAGTTCAGCCGGCTGA
- a CDS encoding zinc-binding alcohol dehydrogenase family protein, with translation MTTMTAIGSFATKSIDDDKALVDVVVEKPELRPRDVLVRVLAVSVNPADVKVRAGLQPSSTPAILGYDAAGIVEAVGPQVETLSVGDEVWYAGDLTRAGSNAEFQAVDERIVSRKPASLSFADAAALPLTTITAWETLFDRFGLTKDSTGDLVVLAAAGGVGSIMIQLAKALTGVRVIATASRDESREWAQRMGADAVINHHHLRDEALTVAPDGVDYLFSPHSRGNIADYAAILRPFGHITAIDEPPGLDLLELKEKSIAWHWELMFTRSKFETPDMIEQQRLLARTAALVDDGTLRTTVTKTIEGFTAEGLREAHRDVETGRMTGKVVVTR, from the coding sequence ATGACCACGATGACGGCGATCGGATCGTTTGCCACGAAGTCCATCGACGACGACAAGGCCTTGGTGGACGTCGTCGTCGAGAAGCCCGAGCTGCGTCCCCGCGATGTGCTGGTTCGCGTCCTCGCGGTTTCGGTGAACCCCGCCGACGTCAAGGTGCGCGCGGGCCTACAGCCGTCGTCGACACCGGCGATCCTCGGATACGACGCCGCAGGGATCGTGGAAGCTGTTGGGCCGCAAGTGGAAACGCTGTCCGTAGGCGACGAGGTCTGGTATGCCGGCGACCTCACTCGGGCGGGCAGCAATGCCGAGTTCCAGGCGGTGGACGAACGTATCGTCTCGCGCAAACCCGCGTCGCTGTCGTTCGCCGACGCCGCGGCGCTCCCGCTGACCACCATCACCGCGTGGGAGACCTTGTTCGACCGCTTCGGCCTGACCAAGGACTCAACGGGCGACCTGGTGGTGCTCGCTGCCGCGGGTGGTGTCGGCTCGATCATGATCCAGCTGGCCAAAGCGCTGACCGGCGTGCGGGTGATCGCAACGGCCAGCCGCGACGAGTCGCGCGAGTGGGCGCAACGGATGGGCGCCGACGCCGTGATCAACCACCACCACCTGCGAGACGAGGCGCTGACCGTTGCCCCCGACGGCGTCGACTACCTCTTCTCGCCGCACTCACGGGGCAACATCGCCGACTACGCCGCGATCCTGCGGCCGTTCGGTCACATCACCGCGATAGACGAACCGCCCGGTCTGGACCTGCTCGAACTGAAGGAGAAGAGCATCGCGTGGCATTGGGAGTTGATGTTCACCCGGTCGAAGTTCGAGACGCCCGACATGATCGAGCAGCAGCGGCTGCTGGCCCGCACCGCAGCACTCGTCGACGACGGGACGCTGCGCACCACCGTCACCAAGACCATTGAGGGCTTTACGGCGGAGGGTCTCCGCGAGGCGCACCGTGATGTCGAAACCGGTCGGATGACCGGAAAAGTCGTCGTCACCCGTTGA
- a CDS encoding type IV toxin-antitoxin system AbiEi family antitoxin domain-containing protein: protein MSEIERIVASNGGVASAAQLRTAGWSRSQINALFAQGWLPLRRGWYASSSANSQVVRAVSSGGALGCVSALRMQGVWVPDSELHVRYSARARRSRSGVRSCHPYRLDPPVLTAIDPMEIAVASAANCLDAEGLVIVLDSMLNMRMIEMADARATVAASRFARHDLAERCDPKSESGTETIIRLRLRAAGIHLRTQVAIPGVGRVDFLVGNRLIIEADSREHHLSKYQVDRTRDRVATGLGFMVIRLTYEDVVHRWNVVVGDIRAIIRRREHRRPITTSA from the coding sequence GTGTCCGAGATAGAGCGGATCGTCGCATCGAATGGCGGAGTCGCGTCCGCGGCCCAGTTGCGCACGGCAGGGTGGTCGCGCTCGCAGATCAACGCACTGTTTGCGCAGGGCTGGCTGCCGCTGCGGCGAGGTTGGTACGCCAGTTCCTCCGCCAACTCTCAAGTCGTTCGCGCTGTGTCTTCCGGAGGTGCACTGGGCTGCGTGTCAGCTCTGCGCATGCAGGGCGTCTGGGTTCCCGATTCCGAATTGCACGTCCGCTACTCCGCACGAGCCCGCAGGTCGCGTTCTGGAGTTCGTTCCTGCCACCCGTACCGGCTGGACCCACCCGTCCTCACTGCCATCGACCCGATGGAAATCGCGGTGGCGTCAGCGGCGAACTGTCTCGACGCGGAGGGGCTGGTCATCGTGCTGGACTCGATGTTGAACATGCGGATGATCGAGATGGCTGACGCCAGAGCGACTGTGGCGGCTTCGCGTTTCGCACGCCACGACCTGGCCGAGCGTTGCGACCCCAAGAGTGAGTCTGGTACGGAGACGATCATCAGATTGCGACTGCGGGCCGCGGGAATCCACCTTCGCACTCAAGTGGCGATTCCTGGAGTAGGGCGCGTCGATTTTCTTGTGGGCAATCGGCTCATCATCGAAGCGGACAGCCGAGAGCACCACCTGTCCAAGTATCAGGTGGACCGGACACGAGACAGAGTTGCAACCGGGTTGGGCTTCATGGTGATTCGGCTGACCTATGAGGACGTCGTGCACCGCTGGAACGTGGTCGTCGGGGACATTCGAGCGATCATCCGGCGACGGGAACATCGACGTCCAATCACAACGTCAGCCTGA
- the groL gene encoding chaperonin GroEL (60 kDa chaperone family; promotes refolding of misfolded polypeptides especially under stressful conditions; forms two stacked rings of heptamers to form a barrel-shaped 14mer; ends can be capped by GroES; misfolded proteins enter the barrel where they are refolded when GroES binds), whose product MAKTIAYDEEARRGLERGLNSLADAVKVTLGPKGRNVVLEKKWGAPTITNDGVSIAKEIELEDPYEKIGAELVKEVAKKTDDVAGDGTTTATVLAQALVREGLRNVAAGANPLGLKRGIEKAVEKITETLLKSAKEVETKEQIAATAAISAGDVQIGELIAEAMDKVGNEGVITVEESNTFGLQLELTEGMRFDKGYISGYFVTDAERQEAVLEDPYILLVSSKVSTVKDLLPLLEKVIQSGKPLLIIAEDVEGEALSTLVVNKIRGTFKSVAVKAPGFGDRRKAMLQDIAILTGGQVISEEVGLSLETADVALLGQARKVVVTKDETTVIEGAGDSDAIAGRVAQIRAEIENSDSDYDREKLQERLAKLAGGVAVIKAGAATEVELKERKHRIEDAVRNAKAAVEEGIVAGGGVALLQSAPALDELNLTGDEATGANIVRVALSAPLKQIAFNGGLEPGVVAEKVTNSPAGTGLNAATGEYEDLLKAGVADPVKVTRSALQNAASIAALFLTTEAVVADKPEKAAAPAGDPTGGMGGMDF is encoded by the coding sequence ATGGCCAAGACAATTGCGTATGACGAAGAGGCCCGTCGTGGCCTCGAGCGGGGCCTCAACAGCCTCGCCGACGCCGTAAAGGTGACGCTGGGACCCAAGGGTCGCAACGTCGTACTCGAGAAGAAGTGGGGCGCCCCCACGATCACCAACGATGGTGTCTCCATCGCCAAGGAGATCGAGCTGGAGGACCCGTACGAGAAGATCGGCGCTGAGCTGGTCAAAGAGGTCGCCAAGAAGACCGACGACGTTGCGGGCGACGGCACCACCACCGCCACCGTCCTGGCTCAGGCGCTCGTTCGCGAGGGTCTGCGCAACGTGGCCGCAGGCGCCAACCCGCTCGGCCTGAAGCGCGGCATCGAGAAGGCCGTCGAGAAGATCACCGAGACGCTGCTCAAGTCGGCCAAGGAGGTCGAGACCAAGGAGCAGATCGCTGCCACCGCCGCCATCTCCGCGGGCGATGTCCAGATCGGTGAGCTGATCGCCGAGGCCATGGACAAGGTCGGCAACGAGGGTGTCATCACCGTCGAGGAGTCGAACACCTTCGGCCTGCAGCTGGAGCTCACCGAGGGCATGCGCTTCGACAAGGGCTACATCTCGGGCTACTTCGTCACCGACGCCGAGCGTCAGGAAGCGGTCCTCGAGGATCCGTACATCCTGCTCGTGTCGTCCAAGGTGTCGACCGTCAAGGATCTGCTGCCGCTGCTGGAGAAGGTCATTCAGTCGGGCAAGCCGCTGCTGATCATCGCCGAGGATGTCGAGGGCGAAGCCCTTTCCACCCTGGTGGTCAACAAGATCCGCGGCACCTTCAAGTCCGTTGCCGTAAAGGCTCCGGGCTTCGGTGACCGCCGCAAGGCCATGCTGCAGGACATCGCGATCCTGACCGGTGGCCAGGTCATCAGTGAAGAGGTCGGCCTCTCGCTCGAGACCGCTGACGTCGCGCTGCTCGGTCAGGCTCGCAAGGTCGTCGTGACCAAGGACGAGACCACGGTCATCGAGGGTGCCGGCGACTCCGACGCGATCGCGGGCCGCGTGGCCCAGATCCGCGCCGAGATCGAGAACAGCGACTCCGACTACGACCGCGAGAAGCTGCAGGAGCGCCTGGCCAAGCTGGCCGGCGGTGTTGCGGTGATCAAGGCCGGCGCTGCCACCGAGGTGGAGCTCAAGGAGCGCAAGCACCGCATCGAGGACGCCGTTCGCAACGCGAAGGCCGCCGTCGAGGAGGGCATCGTCGCCGGTGGCGGCGTGGCTCTGCTGCAGTCGGCTCCTGCGCTCGACGAGCTGAACCTGACGGGTGATGAGGCCACGGGTGCCAACATCGTCCGCGTGGCGCTGTCGGCTCCGCTGAAGCAGATCGCCTTCAACGGTGGGCTCGAGCCCGGCGTTGTCGCCGAGAAGGTCACCAACTCGCCCGCCGGCACCGGCTTGAACGCCGCCACCGGTGAGTACGAGGACCTGCTCAAGGCCGGCGTGGCCGATCCGGTGAAGGTGACGCGTTCGGCGCTGCAGAACGCGGCGTCCATCGCGGCGCTGTTCCTGACCACCGAGGCCGTCGTCGCCGACAAGCCGGAGAAGGCGGCCGCACCTGCGGGCGACCCGACCGGTGGCATGGGCGGCATGGACTTCTAA
- a CDS encoding TetR/AcrR family transcriptional regulator: protein MTETERPLRADAARNRARVLEVAYDTFAADGLSVPIDEIARRAGVGAGTVYRHFPTKEDLFRAVVEDRIRGIIGEGRRLLTAADPADALFEFLRSMTLTWGATDRGLSEALAGVGIDVGKAMPEAEEEFFAMLGELLRAAQQAGVVRGDVSVPDVKAILVGLQAMQSYNDDAAKRLTDVVLDGLRPR, encoded by the coding sequence TTGACCGAGACCGAGCGACCGCTACGCGCGGACGCGGCCCGCAACCGCGCTCGCGTACTGGAGGTTGCCTATGACACCTTCGCCGCCGACGGACTGTCGGTGCCGATCGACGAGATCGCCCGCCGGGCCGGCGTCGGCGCTGGCACCGTCTACCGCCACTTCCCGACAAAAGAGGATCTGTTCCGTGCGGTCGTGGAGGACAGGATTCGCGGCATCATCGGCGAGGGTCGCCGGTTGCTGACCGCCGCCGATCCCGCGGATGCGTTGTTCGAGTTCCTGCGATCGATGACGTTGACCTGGGGTGCGACCGATCGAGGCCTCAGCGAGGCGCTGGCTGGGGTCGGTATCGACGTCGGCAAGGCAATGCCGGAGGCAGAGGAGGAGTTCTTCGCGATGCTCGGTGAGCTGCTGCGGGCGGCCCAGCAGGCAGGTGTCGTGCGCGGTGACGTCTCGGTGCCAGACGTCAAAGCGATCCTGGTGGGACTGCAGGCCATGCAGAGCTACAACGACGACGCGGCGAAGCGGCTCACCGACGTGGTCCTGGACGGGCTTCGCCCCCGGTGA